In Methanosphaera sp. ISO3-F5, a genomic segment contains:
- a CDS encoding NAD(P)/FAD-dependent oxidoreductase — protein sequence MYDVIIIGAGPAGLTAGIYAGRAGLDALIIDQGQSGGTANTAPLVENYPGFDKIPGDELMKNVSQQAGLYCDIEELTIVQEIVKSSDNSYEVVTHKGSFTSKYVILATGCEHRTLDVPGVAEFTGRGVSYCAVCDGNFFVDREVIIVGGGNSAATEALYLNRIGVKCSIVHRRDKLRCDVKLQEDLEKNNVPIYWDSELKEIRGEMMVEEAVIINKKTGKETTLKVNGVFIAVGNIPNNKLALDYGIKCNEYGYIITDENMKTSDDNIYAVGDVTGGIKQIVVAAGQGAIASDSIQYLLI from the coding sequence ATGTATGATGTTATTATTATTGGAGCAGGTCCAGCTGGACTTACTGCAGGAATTTATGCTGGACGTGCAGGATTAGATGCTCTTATCATTGATCAGGGACAGAGTGGGGGTACTGCAAATACTGCTCCATTAGTTGAGAATTATCCTGGTTTTGATAAGATTCCGGGTGATGAGTTGATGAAAAATGTTTCCCAACAGGCAGGTTTATACTGTGATATTGAAGAGTTAACGATTGTTCAGGAAATAGTGAAAAGTTCTGATAATTCTTATGAAGTGGTTACTCATAAGGGTTCTTTTACTTCCAAGTATGTTATCTTGGCTACTGGTTGTGAACATAGAACTTTGGATGTTCCTGGTGTTGCCGAGTTTACTGGCAGGGGTGTGTCCTATTGTGCGGTTTGTGATGGTAATTTCTTTGTTGATCGTGAGGTGATTATTGTTGGTGGAGGAAACAGTGCTGCTACTGAGGCATTGTACTTGAATCGTATTGGTGTTAAGTGCAGTATTGTTCATAGGCGTGACAAGTTAAGGTGTGATGTTAAGCTTCAGGAAGATCTTGAAAAGAACAATGTGCCTATTTATTGGGATAGTGAGCTTAAGGAAATCAGGGGCGAAATGATGGTTGAGGAAGCAGTTATTATAAACAAAAAGACTGGCAAGGAAACAACACTCAAAGTCAATGGAGTCTTTATTGCTGTGGGCAATATTCCAAATAATAAGTTAGCACTAGATTATGGAATTAAATGTAATGAGTACGGATATATCATAACTGATGAAAATATGAAAACCAGTGATGACAACATTTATGCAGTTGGTGATGTAACAGGCGGAATAAAACAGATAGTTGTAGCAGCAGGCCAGGGTGCAATAGCCAGTGACAGCATCCAATACTTATTAATATGA